GCTTTAAGGAGGGGGATCCCGGGATCGCCTGGCAGAAACTTTTGTCCGCCATCCGTTCCGCACCCGAGGATGCGGTGCCGGGGGAGCCTGAACCCGCCGCGGCGGAGCGCACCACGCCCCCGCGCCGACCGATGCTCGCGCTGGCACGCTATGCGGCCGCCGCCGCCATCCTCGCGGCCATAGCCATCTTCGCCTACCGCAGGGAGGCCCCGCACCCCGCCCCGGCGCCGATCGCGGCGAAAACCCTCGACGACATCCATCCGGGCGCCGCCAAGGCACAACTCGTCTTAGGCAACGGCCGCGTCCTCGCACTGGGCGGCAATAAAAAGGACACCATACGGGAGGACGACGGCTCGCAGGCCGCCACGACCAAAACCGAGCTAAAATATGCGAATGCCGGCGCCAACCTCAATGAAAATGCGGAATTCAATTCCATGATCACGCCCCGGGGTGGGGAATACGAATTGGTTTTGTCGGACGGTACGAAGGTGTGGCTGAACGCCGCCTCCAGCATCCGTTATCCCACGCGGTTTACGGGTCGGGAACGAAAGGTCTGGCTGGAAGGGGAAGCCTACCTGGAAGTCGCCAGGGACGCGGCGCATCCGTTTATCATAGAAACCCCCAGGACGGAAGTGACGGTACTGGGGACCTGCTTCAACATAAAATCCTATAAGGACGAACCCTACGAACGGACGTCCCTGGTGGACGGCAGCGTAAAAGTAGGCACCGTCGTGCTACAGTCCGGCATGCAGGCGACCGTGACCACGGGTCAAAAAATAGAAAGCGGCGACGCCGACCTGGAAGAAGCGCTGGCCTGGAGGAACGGGCTTTTTGTGTTTGAGCACGAGCCCCTGGAAAGTATATGCCGGAAGCTGTCGCGCTGGTATAATGTGGACTTCCGTTTCGAGGATCCGAAGTATAAAAGCCTGCGCTTTACCGGGCGGGTCAAACGCGACGACCATATCACAGGACTCCTGCGTATGCTGGAGTCGACCTACCGTGTCACCTTCGAGCAGTCGGGGCTGACGCTTACGGTGAAAGGACAATAAACCATTTTTTTCCTACCTCCTTTCACCCACTTTGCTCCTCTGGTTGTTTCCATTCATACAAAACTTGCTTGCATTATGAATAAAATCAGACAGGCCGTATGCCTCTTGCTGGCGTTTTTGGGAACGATAGGCTTAACCGCCGGGAGACCCGCCCAGGAGCCCCGGCTGACGGTCTCGCTCAAAGACGCGCCTTTGTCAAAGGTGTTCGAGCTCATCCAGAAAAAAACGGACTACCAGTTCATGTATAACGACGACGTCCTGGCGGGGGCTCCCCTGGTCAGCGTCCACTTGAAAAATGCGCCCCTATCCGAAATACTGGAGACCTGTTTCCAAAGCGCGCACCTGCGCTACAAGATCG
This sequence is a window from Dinghuibacter silviterrae. Protein-coding genes within it:
- a CDS encoding FecR family protein, producing the protein MDELQSYLDIAELAGKFLKGEISSEEWTRLDAWVTQDHRNRILWENLTRESYVQQQLDGFKEGDPGIAWQKLLSAIRSAPEDAVPGEPEPAAAERTTPPRRPMLALARYAAAAAILAAIAIFAYRREAPHPAPAPIAAKTLDDIHPGAAKAQLVLGNGRVLALGGNKKDTIREDDGSQAATTKTELKYANAGANLNENAEFNSMITPRGGEYELVLSDGTKVWLNAASSIRYPTRFTGRERKVWLEGEAYLEVARDAAHPFIIETPRTEVTVLGTCFNIKSYKDEPYERTSLVDGSVKVGTVVLQSGMQATVTTGQKIESGDADLEEALAWRNGLFVFEHEPLESICRKLSRWYNVDFRFEDPKYKSLRFTGRVKRDDHITGLLRMLESTYRVTFEQSGLTLTVKGQ